The proteins below are encoded in one region of Persephonella sp.:
- a CDS encoding protoglobin domain-containing protein produces MESFEQIKRDFDFTEKDVQNILILKPVMEKYKDEFIDRFYKFISRFPETFKYLKSEEIINRHQEKLREWYDDLFSGKYDYKYFQKLYRIGEKHVDIGLPTHYVNASFNFIRRFFIEKINQEFGLSEKRNQLVASIGKLLDINLDVLTAAYREQELSRYQVMSKFEKVLYSTAKKFSDMLDFALVGALILVSLFVVGLFLFDIYQLLFGIVPIDKGILMALGTLLVLWAVSELMQEEIKHLRGGGFAIGAFIGVALAALIRKILIVSLSAEKSLQLLSYGAIVLSLGIVYWLLSKKK; encoded by the coding sequence TTTTACAGAAAAGGATGTTCAGAATATTCTGATTCTTAAACCTGTTATGGAAAAATACAAAGATGAATTTATAGATAGATTTTACAAATTTATATCCCGTTTTCCAGAAACATTTAAATATTTAAAATCTGAAGAAATCATAAACAGACATCAAGAAAAATTAAGGGAATGGTATGATGACCTGTTCTCCGGAAAATACGACTACAAATATTTCCAAAAGCTTTACAGAATTGGTGAAAAACACGTAGATATAGGACTTCCTACCCACTATGTTAATGCCTCATTTAACTTTATAAGAAGATTTTTTATTGAAAAAATTAATCAGGAATTTGGTCTGTCAGAAAAAAGAAATCAGCTTGTTGCATCAATAGGAAAACTACTTGATATAAATCTTGATGTTTTAACAGCAGCATACAGGGAACAGGAGCTTAGCCGTTATCAAGTAATGTCAAAGTTTGAAAAAGTCCTTTATTCAACAGCAAAAAAATTCTCGGATATGTTGGATTTTGCCCTTGTGGGAGCATTAATACTGGTATCTTTATTTGTTGTTGGTCTTTTCCTTTTTGATATCTACCAGCTTTTATTTGGAATTGTTCCGATAGACAAAGGTATTTTAATGGCACTAGGTACACTTCTGGTTCTGTGGGCTGTTTCTGAGCTTATGCAGGAAGAAATAAAACATCTTAGGGGTGGTGGTTTTGCAATAGGTGCTTTTATAGGTGTTGCCCTTGCAGCATTAATCAGAAAAATCCTTATTGTTTCTCTTTCTGCCGAAAAATCCTTGCAACTTCTCAGTTATGGGGCTATAGTGTTATCTCTTGGTATAGTTTACTGGTTGTTGTCCAAGAAAAAATAG
- a CDS encoding IGHMBP2 family helicase, producing MRLKFKDKTEYRHYWENLVELERDAEKEFHLNEIISLSGKEREKKGRAILGLKASFLGTIIGDFLVYRFYRDDMPDHQINVGDVVLVSRKHPLKDGVEGTVFEKGKYFLTVVFSQKLPPAKKWRIDLFVNDITFKRMLGSLEFFEKGYSLYDEKIILGHKKPEVCEENLEFVNQNLNQFQKEAVKRAVCSPQLFLIHGPPGTGKTTTLIEAIIQHIKKGQKILATADSNTAVDNIVEGLLKYDVNVVRIGHPARLKKELLSVSLDAKVETHPKYTEIKNIEKKINKLKSLQENYLKPIPQRRRGLSYDEILKYAKAGKKVRGHKLETLKKMAEWIRLQKDIQKLVNQKKNLEEQIIEDILEKADVVCATNSGAGSDFLFEDIFDVIFIDEASQATEPSCLIPLIKGKKAILAGDHKQLPPTVLHPEAKGLSFTMFERFIKIYPDSAYMLKIQYRMNDLIKEFPSEEFYNGELVSAEEVKNRKLSDITGKTGKDPITDDTPIVFIDTHGRFLEKQKKGSRSKYNPEEAKIVQLIINKLKELGVPPEDIGVITPYKDHEEYLKKLVPDVEVKTVDGFQGREKEVIIISLVRSNPDEEIGFLDDLRRLNVALTRAKRKLIVIGDANTLSSNETYRKFLQFVREKNGFFPVEEILEDESI from the coding sequence TTGAGATTAAAATTTAAGGATAAAACAGAATATAGACATTACTGGGAAAATCTTGTTGAGCTTGAAAGGGATGCAGAAAAAGAATTTCATCTTAATGAAATAATTTCCCTATCTGGAAAAGAAAGAGAGAAAAAAGGTAGAGCAATATTAGGGCTTAAAGCATCCTTTTTAGGAACAATAATCGGGGATTTTTTGGTTTATAGATTTTACAGAGATGATATGCCTGACCATCAGATTAATGTCGGTGATGTTGTTCTGGTTAGCAGAAAACATCCACTAAAGGATGGAGTAGAAGGCACCGTTTTTGAAAAAGGAAAATATTTTCTGACTGTTGTTTTTTCCCAAAAATTACCTCCTGCTAAAAAATGGCGTATAGACTTGTTTGTAAATGATATAACCTTTAAAAGAATGCTTGGGAGTCTGGAATTTTTTGAAAAGGGATATTCTCTTTATGATGAAAAAATTATTCTGGGACATAAAAAGCCTGAAGTTTGCGAGGAGAATTTAGAGTTTGTAAACCAAAATCTGAACCAGTTTCAAAAGGAAGCAGTAAAAAGAGCAGTCTGTTCTCCGCAGTTATTCCTTATACACGGTCCGCCGGGAACAGGTAAAACTACAACACTAATAGAAGCAATTATTCAACATATTAAAAAAGGTCAAAAAATCCTTGCTACAGCAGACAGTAATACTGCAGTTGATAATATAGTTGAAGGACTGTTGAAATATGATGTAAATGTTGTCAGGATTGGACATCCTGCAAGGCTAAAAAAAGAACTGCTTTCTGTTTCTTTAGATGCCAAAGTAGAAACACACCCTAAATATACAGAAATCAAAAATATAGAAAAAAAGATAAACAAATTAAAATCCCTGCAAGAAAATTATCTAAAACCTATTCCCCAAAGAAGAAGAGGCCTTTCCTATGATGAAATCCTAAAATATGCAAAAGCCGGTAAAAAGGTTAGAGGACACAAATTAGAAACCCTAAAAAAAATGGCAGAATGGATAAGACTTCAAAAGGATATCCAAAAACTTGTAAACCAAAAGAAAAATCTGGAAGAACAGATTATTGAGGATATACTTGAGAAAGCAGATGTGGTTTGTGCTACAAACTCAGGGGCAGGTTCAGATTTTCTGTTTGAGGATATATTTGATGTTATTTTTATTGATGAGGCTTCCCAGGCTACAGAACCCTCCTGTTTAATACCACTTATAAAGGGCAAAAAAGCAATCCTCGCCGGAGACCATAAACAACTTCCCCCTACAGTTTTACACCCTGAAGCCAAAGGCTTATCTTTCACAATGTTTGAGAGATTTATAAAAATCTATCCTGATTCTGCTTACATGCTGAAAATTCAATACAGGATGAATGACCTTATAAAAGAGTTTCCTTCAGAAGAATTTTATAATGGTGAGTTAGTATCTGCAGAAGAAGTAAAAAACAGAAAACTATCAGATATTACAGGAAAAACAGGGAAAGACCCTATAACAGATGATACACCGATTGTTTTCATCGATACCCATGGCAGATTTCTGGAAAAACAGAAAAAAGGTAGTCGTTCAAAATATAATCCGGAAGAGGCAAAAATCGTTCAACTTATCATAAACAAACTAAAGGAATTAGGAGTTCCACCGGAAGATATTGGAGTTATAACACCATACAAAGACCATGAGGAGTATCTGAAAAAACTTGTGCCAGATGTTGAGGTGAAAACCGTTGATGGATTTCAGGGCAGAGAAAAAGAGGTAATCATAATATCGCTGGTTCGTTCTAATCCAGACGAGGAAATAGGATTTTTAGATGACCTGAGAAGGTTAAATGTCGCATTAACCCGTGCCAAAAGAAAACTGATTGTGATAGGGGATGCAAACACCCTTTCCTCAAATGAAACATACAGAAAGTTCCTTCAATTTGTTAGAGAAAAAAATGGATTTTTTCCTGTAGAAGAGATTTTAGAAGATGAGAGCATTTAG
- a CDS encoding YIP1 family protein — protein sequence MRAFRFIFQPSKYWPEFEKDRSSWQGYFLKYALTFGLIGPVLSFISLKDISFQKAIIYAPATYIADLTVLFVFSFLVAKLLRIDFSTIMKFYILVNVPIWLSDIFDIYQPLRILSNLGFLYSFYLLYIGLKFFKKEKYILPVFIIHFVLYVLDAVLSEMIATNPILKKMLGALV from the coding sequence ATGAGAGCATTTAGATTTATTTTTCAACCTTCAAAATACTGGCCAGAGTTTGAAAAGGATAGAAGCAGCTGGCAGGGGTATTTTTTAAAATATGCCTTAACTTTCGGCCTAATTGGGCCTGTTCTGTCTTTTATTAGCCTGAAAGATATTTCTTTTCAAAAAGCTATTATTTATGCACCTGCAACTTATATAGCAGATTTGACTGTTTTATTTGTTTTTTCTTTTTTAGTTGCAAAATTGCTCAGGATAGATTTCTCAACCATTATGAAATTTTACATTCTGGTAAATGTTCCAATATGGCTATCTGATATTTTTGATATATACCAGCCTCTTAGAATTTTGAGCAATCTGGGGTTTTTATATAGCTTTTATCTGCTGTATATAGGACTAAAATTTTTTAAAAAAGAAAAGTATATCTTACCTGTCTTTATTATCCATTTCGTTTTATATGTATTAGACGCAGTTTTGTCTGAAATGATAGCAACAAACCCAATTTTGAAAAAAATGTTAGGAGCTTTAGTATGA
- a CDS encoding CDP-glycerol glycerophosphotransferase family protein, which yields MRRFIVFPKNNDYLYNSKYLFNFLVRNKQKFRDLEIFYFTIDENVFHKLKKYNLPVITLDETGKKLLKETKLWILSDWDTEYIYRKVKPENVIFFQIWHGIPLKDVRVVMKTYDYFPKHNDYFVSTSKYMQSVFEKIFSADEFVITGYPRNDVFFRELDELDLINIDENIFEKVLKLKRNQKVVLITPSLSTSYTGKDMALTFLDLNKLDRFGRRYDIHFILKLHPSMYLFEDSIKGTYENITIYPSLKDIYPLLKHVDALITDYSSIFFDYLLLDKPVIFYTPNYEEIKKNCILDYEIFTPGEKTKSMGELLKALKDFLKGVDKYKEHRQKIKDISFDYIDGNSAERIANLISKIV from the coding sequence ATGCGGCGGTTTATTGTTTTTCCTAAAAATAATGATTATCTTTATAATTCAAAATATTTGTTTAATTTTTTAGTGAGAAACAAACAAAAGTTTAGGGATTTGGAAATTTTCTATTTTACGATAGATGAAAATGTGTTTCATAAATTGAAAAAATACAATCTTCCTGTAATTACTCTGGACGAAACAGGTAAAAAACTTTTAAAGGAAACAAAATTATGGATATTATCTGACTGGGATACAGAATATATTTATCGCAAAGTTAAACCTGAAAATGTTATTTTTTTCCAAATATGGCATGGTATTCCCCTTAAAGATGTTCGCGTTGTGATGAAAACCTATGATTATTTCCCAAAACATAATGATTATTTTGTTTCCACTTCAAAATATATGCAGTCTGTATTTGAGAAAATTTTTTCTGCTGATGAATTTGTGATTACAGGATATCCCAGAAATGATGTGTTTTTCAGAGAACTGGATGAACTTGATTTGATTAATATTGATGAAAATATTTTTGAAAAAGTCTTAAAGTTAAAAAGAAATCAAAAAGTAGTTCTTATTACCCCCTCTTTATCCACTTCTTATACCGGAAAAGATATGGCCTTGACTTTTTTAGATTTGAACAAACTGGATAGATTTGGGAGGAGATACGATATTCATTTTATTTTAAAACTTCACCCTTCAATGTATTTGTTTGAAGACAGTATTAAAGGTACCTATGAAAATATTACAATTTATCCATCACTAAAAGATATTTATCCTTTACTTAAACATGTAGATGCTTTAATTACAGATTACTCTTCCATATTTTTTGATTATTTACTATTAGATAAACCTGTTATTTTTTATACTCCCAATTATGAGGAGATAAAGAAAAATTGTATCCTTGATTATGAAATATTTACCCCCGGAGAAAAAACCAAATCTATGGGAGAACTGTTAAAAGCCTTAAAAGATTTTTTAAAAGGAGTTGATAAATACAAAGAGCACAGACAAAAAATAAAGGATATATCCTTTGATTATATAGATGGTAATTCTGCTGAAAGAATAGCTAATTTAATATCTAAAATAGTTTGA